From Luteolibacter yonseiensis, the proteins below share one genomic window:
- a CDS encoding TonB-dependent siderophore receptor, with product MKRKQTIPLHTTKAVIFSYCLAATSLMAQTNPTTLPSMVVVGEAASPILYQTQSSSAALFSDVPLIETPFSVSVYGEQLIEDQRAFTLKEVLENDPSVAIQMPGGFYGTQNLALRGFQVDNFNGYRVDGLPMIQTVSPYLDDKSRVELLKGPAALRFGFMPPGGAINLVRKRPTQEFATSLSADINTFGSFYSQVDASDSSADGKFGYRVVLADEEYDSFYDNADGERRMGSIFLDWKPTEAVDIWASFGGQKSERNGYYGPMITANGKVLDTGYKTNIMQDWAFNDQEILDAAIGADIKFNEDWKLRTSFNYQDTSRDSALSYPYSVADDGSYTEGALLTNEPFEWDSWGAHAHVEGVFDTGFLKHNVVAGSEYRTYDSYGERSFPDVGDNDAFDPVDLPKPAPGPSRVIDAEYEETSFFLTDTVEFTEQWSALAGVRYGKYENTFAGDPTSDDSVSEWSPTAALMYEPVRNVHTYVTYAKGMQDGGFADRTAANAFAPLGVQESEQWEVGVKTEQFDGRLAAELALFQIEQDLSIIGPDGIDAFNGLQRHRGVELSVRGKVTDQLQAGFAAMLLDAEQVDTGIPESDGKTPQYVPEYQVNLWSVLEIPQVPGLALTANVRFVDSQYLDQQEEFATDNYTVVDLGARYRFQAADADWTVRLKVENVLDERYYESGEYYKGDAGYLAYGSPVAATLSLQVDF from the coding sequence ATGAAAAGAAAACAAACCATCCCACTCCACACCACGAAAGCGGTGATTTTCAGTTACTGCCTGGCGGCGACCAGCCTCATGGCACAGACGAACCCAACCACCCTGCCCAGCATGGTGGTTGTCGGCGAAGCGGCTTCTCCGATTCTTTATCAGACGCAGTCGTCGTCCGCCGCGTTGTTCTCCGACGTCCCGCTGATCGAAACTCCGTTCAGCGTCAGCGTGTATGGCGAGCAACTGATCGAAGACCAGCGGGCGTTCACGCTCAAGGAAGTCCTTGAGAACGACCCGAGCGTGGCCATCCAGATGCCGGGCGGATTCTACGGCACCCAGAACCTGGCGCTCCGTGGCTTCCAGGTGGACAACTTCAACGGCTACCGGGTGGACGGGCTGCCGATGATCCAGACGGTGAGTCCTTACCTTGATGACAAATCCCGGGTGGAGCTGCTGAAAGGACCCGCCGCCCTGCGCTTCGGCTTCATGCCTCCGGGCGGTGCCATCAATCTGGTCCGCAAGCGTCCCACGCAGGAGTTCGCCACCAGCCTGAGCGCCGACATCAACACCTTCGGCAGCTTTTATTCGCAGGTGGATGCCAGCGATTCCTCGGCTGACGGCAAGTTCGGCTACCGCGTGGTGCTGGCCGACGAGGAATACGACAGCTTCTATGACAACGCGGATGGCGAGCGCAGGATGGGCTCGATCTTCCTCGACTGGAAGCCGACGGAAGCCGTGGACATCTGGGCTTCGTTCGGCGGGCAGAAGTCCGAACGCAACGGTTACTATGGACCGATGATCACCGCAAACGGCAAGGTCCTGGATACCGGATATAAGACCAACATCATGCAGGACTGGGCGTTCAACGACCAGGAGATCCTCGATGCCGCCATCGGCGCGGATATCAAATTCAACGAGGATTGGAAACTCCGCACCTCCTTCAACTATCAGGACACGAGCCGGGACTCCGCGCTGAGCTATCCGTATTCGGTGGCGGACGACGGAAGTTATACCGAAGGCGCGCTGTTGACGAACGAGCCGTTCGAGTGGGATTCCTGGGGTGCCCACGCCCATGTCGAGGGCGTCTTCGACACGGGATTCTTGAAACACAACGTGGTGGCGGGTTCCGAATACCGGACCTATGATTCCTACGGTGAACGTAGTTTCCCGGACGTCGGAGACAACGACGCCTTCGACCCGGTCGATCTTCCCAAGCCCGCTCCGGGACCGTCCCGGGTGATCGATGCCGAGTATGAGGAAACCTCGTTTTTCCTGACCGACACCGTGGAGTTCACCGAGCAATGGTCGGCCCTGGCGGGAGTCCGTTATGGCAAGTATGAGAACACGTTCGCCGGGGATCCCACCTCCGATGATTCGGTCAGCGAGTGGTCTCCCACGGCCGCCCTCATGTATGAGCCGGTCAGGAACGTCCATACCTACGTGACCTATGCCAAGGGGATGCAGGATGGCGGGTTCGCCGACCGTACCGCGGCGAACGCCTTCGCGCCTCTCGGCGTGCAGGAGTCGGAGCAGTGGGAGGTGGGCGTGAAGACGGAACAATTCGACGGCCGCCTCGCCGCCGAACTCGCCCTGTTCCAGATCGAGCAGGACCTGTCGATCATCGGTCCCGATGGGATCGACGCGTTCAACGGCCTCCAGCGTCACCGCGGCGTGGAGCTTTCCGTCCGTGGCAAGGTCACCGACCAGCTTCAGGCGGGCTTCGCCGCGATGCTCTTGGACGCAGAGCAGGTGGACACGGGAATTCCCGAGAGCGATGGAAAGACGCCGCAGTATGTGCCGGAATACCAGGTGAACCTCTGGTCCGTGCTGGAGATCCCGCAAGTGCCGGGTCTCGCCCTGACCGCCAACGTCCGCTTCGTGGACAGCCAGTACCTCGACCAGCAGGAAGAGTTCGCCACGGACAATTATACCGTGGTTGATCTCGGCGCCCGCTATCGTTTCCAAGCGGCGGACGCGGATTGGACCGTGCGGTTGAAAGTGGAGAACGTTCTGGACGAGCGTTACTACGAATCCGGCGAATACTACAAGGGAGATGCCGGCTATCTGGCATACGGCTCGCCGGTTGCGGCCACGCTGTCCCTGCAGGTGGATTTCTGA
- a CDS encoding PepSY-associated TM helix domain-containing protein — MPFRKIIFWLHLIAGLIAGAVIAVMSVTGIGIAFEEEILKWFDRKVSRIEVRPASGEKLPLMELKQRVESARPGFRVTSVVIHRDPTLAWEFHADGDGPLYVDPYSGATNDTRSHGAHEVIHKLEEWHRWLGDKDGQASVGRLVTGVSNLMFVVVCVSGLYLWFPRSWGRRALRPLVGLKFGYKGKARDFNLHNVFGFWSLPVLLVLGGTAVAISFEWGHRLVFTVAGEEAPKSRNYGMMFVPPPVVPVPSEGAARLPLDEAFARVATAFPDWKSISLEQFPAVSGPAIEPLDFGVTLPDHMPSRAYIPVKSDPFTGGILQAVRFQDRSPGLQARVWMRFLHTGGAFGLPGKIIASLACAASLVLVWTGFALSWRRFFGKRRRSVPSASSPDFPSP, encoded by the coding sequence ATGCCTTTCCGTAAAATCATCTTCTGGCTCCATTTGATCGCGGGTTTGATCGCGGGGGCGGTCATCGCCGTCATGTCGGTGACGGGAATCGGCATCGCGTTCGAAGAGGAGATTCTCAAATGGTTCGACCGCAAGGTCAGCAGGATCGAGGTACGACCGGCATCTGGGGAGAAGCTGCCATTGATGGAGCTGAAGCAGCGCGTGGAGTCCGCCCGCCCGGGGTTCCGAGTGACTTCGGTGGTGATCCACCGGGATCCGACCCTGGCCTGGGAGTTTCACGCGGATGGCGATGGGCCGCTTTATGTCGATCCCTATAGCGGAGCGACGAACGACACCCGATCCCACGGGGCGCATGAAGTCATCCACAAGCTGGAGGAGTGGCACCGCTGGCTAGGTGACAAGGATGGCCAGGCATCGGTCGGGAGGCTCGTCACCGGTGTCAGCAATCTCATGTTCGTGGTGGTCTGCGTGAGCGGGCTCTACCTGTGGTTTCCACGCAGTTGGGGACGGCGGGCGCTGCGTCCGTTGGTCGGTTTGAAATTCGGCTACAAGGGCAAGGCGCGGGATTTCAACCTGCACAATGTTTTCGGTTTCTGGTCGTTGCCCGTGCTGCTGGTGCTGGGGGGGACGGCGGTGGCGATTTCCTTCGAGTGGGGCCACCGTCTGGTGTTCACCGTGGCGGGCGAGGAGGCGCCGAAGTCCCGGAACTATGGAATGATGTTTGTGCCGCCGCCGGTCGTGCCGGTGCCATCGGAAGGAGCGGCACGCCTGCCGCTGGATGAGGCCTTCGCCCGGGTGGCCACGGCGTTTCCCGATTGGAAATCCATCTCGCTGGAACAGTTTCCCGCCGTTTCGGGACCAGCGATCGAGCCGCTTGATTTCGGAGTGACGCTTCCGGACCACATGCCCAGCAGGGCCTACATTCCGGTGAAATCCGATCCCTTCACCGGTGGGATCCTGCAGGCGGTCCGCTTCCAGGACCGCAGCCCCGGATTGCAGGCGCGGGTTTGGATGCGCTTCCTGCATACCGGCGGTGCCTTCGGGCTGCCGGGCAAAATCATCGCCTCGCTCGCCTGCGCCGCCTCGCTGGTCCTCGTGTGGACCGGCTTCGCCCTGAGCTGGCGGCGGTTTTTCGGCAAGCGCCGCCGCAGCGTGCCCTCCGCATCTTCCCCGGATTTCCCATCACCATGA
- a CDS encoding GDSL-type esterase/lipase family protein, which produces MKSVLLRSLLVLSLGISSAFSQAPTPRPNPARFVGEITAFAKQPADTGGIVFTGSSSIRLWPRLNEDFPGLPIVNRGFGGSVANDLIVYFETVITRHAPKLVVVYTGGNDLHEKLSVDEALNDYTSFLKMVHDRFPQTRIILTSVKIAPSRDLEIPSVHALNVRLQAWCTDKNWLRYIDCTSYLADPQGQPMVSFYRDDRLHLSDAGYAQWKSILDPVLREEWAKAGVL; this is translated from the coding sequence ATGAAATCCGTCCTTCTCCGCAGCCTTCTCGTCCTCTCACTCGGCATTTCCTCCGCCTTCTCCCAAGCACCAACTCCGAGGCCGAATCCCGCGCGCTTCGTCGGTGAGATCACCGCCTTCGCCAAGCAGCCCGCGGACACGGGAGGCATCGTTTTCACGGGCAGCTCGAGCATCCGGCTCTGGCCGCGTTTGAACGAGGATTTTCCGGGACTGCCCATCGTCAACCGAGGTTTCGGCGGCAGTGTGGCGAACGACCTCATCGTTTACTTCGAGACCGTCATCACCCGCCACGCACCCAAGCTCGTCGTTGTTTACACAGGGGGCAACGACCTCCACGAAAAGCTCTCCGTCGATGAGGCGCTCAACGATTACACCTCGTTCCTCAAAATGGTGCACGACCGCTTCCCGCAGACCCGCATCATCCTCACCTCCGTGAAAATCGCCCCCAGCCGCGATTTGGAAATCCCCAGCGTCCACGCCCTCAACGTCCGCCTTCAAGCATGGTGCACCGACAAGAACTGGCTGCGCTACATCGACTGCACGTCCTATCTCGCCGATCCACAAGGCCAGCCCATGGTATCCTTCTACCGTGACGACCGCCTCCACCTGAGCGACGCCGGTTACGCCCAATGGAAATCGATTCTCGATCCGGTGCTCCGCGAGGAGTGGGCGAAAGCGGGAGTGCTCTGA